One Candidatus Atribacteria bacterium genomic region harbors:
- the pyrR gene encoding bifunctional pyr operon transcriptional regulator/uracil phosphoribosyltransferase PyrR yields the protein MQEKAVVMGENEISRTLVRIAHEIAEKNKGVTDLAIVGIRTRGVFLAKRLAEEIFKIEKKEIPVGTLDITLYRDDLSLVARQPLVLKTEIPFDVSQKKIVLVDDVLYTGRTIRAAMDAIVDLGRPQVIQLAVLIDRGHRELPIRADYTGKNIPTSKKEIVKVRLKEVDGEDNVGIVIKDI from the coding sequence ATGCAGGAAAAGGCGGTGGTAATGGGAGAAAATGAAATTAGCAGGACTCTGGTAAGGATCGCCCATGAGATAGCAGAAAAAAATAAAGGAGTAACTGATTTAGCTATTGTGGGGATAAGAACTAGGGGAGTCTTCTTAGCTAAAAGATTGGCAGAAGAAATTTTTAAAATAGAGAAAAAAGAGATCCCGGTAGGCACCTTAGATATAACTCTTTATCGGGATGATTTATCTTTGGTTGCCCGTCAACCCCTGGTGCTTAAAACAGAAATACCTTTCGATGTGTCTCAGAAGAAAATAGTGCTGGTAGATGATGTTCTTTATACCGGAAGAACTATAAGGGCAGCTATGGATGCCATAGTGGATTTAGGAAGACCCCAGGTGATTCAGTTAGCTGTATTGATTGACAGAGGGCACCGGGAGCTGCCTATTCGAGCAGATTATACCGGTAAGAATATTCCTACTTCCAAGAAAGAAATAGTTAAAGTTAGATTAAAAGAGGTAGACGGGGAAGACAATGTTGGAATAGTGATAAAAGATATATAA
- a CDS encoding dihydroorotate dehydrogenase electron transfer subunit gives MANWEIKVKKVIFIYNICVKILSKEEVAPNIFLIKLLAPLIAQDAIPGQFVHIKCSKENYPLLRRPLSIHRIDKEKGDISILFQVIGEGTKLIANKSIGDDLDIMGPIGNGFNILPESKKIMIIGGGIGVAPLLTLCEESIKQGKETRVLIGALKKELIISEESFKFLGAKVEVATDDGSYQFKGLVTDLLERAVQEGWLADQIFACGPKPMLKKICEITSKSNINYQVSMEEKMACGIGACLGCVCKVKTKDKSGTQVKYEYKRVCIDGPVFAGNEVIWDD, from the coding sequence TTGGCCAATTGGGAAATCAAAGTAAAGAAGGTGATTTTTATTTATAATATTTGCGTAAAGATTTTATCTAAAGAAGAAGTGGCTCCAAATATTTTCTTAATCAAATTATTAGCTCCTCTCATTGCTCAAGATGCTATTCCCGGACAATTTGTCCATATAAAATGTAGTAAAGAGAATTATCCTCTACTGCGCCGTCCTCTAAGTATTCACCGAATAGATAAAGAAAAAGGAGACATTTCTATTCTATTTCAGGTAATAGGAGAGGGTACAAAATTAATTGCTAATAAAAGCATTGGAGACGATTTAGATATCATGGGTCCTATAGGTAATGGTTTTAATATTCTTCCGGAAAGTAAAAAAATTATGATAATAGGAGGAGGAATAGGAGTAGCCCCTTTACTGACTTTATGCGAAGAGTCTATAAAGCAAGGCAAAGAAACCCGGGTCTTGATAGGTGCCTTAAAGAAAGAGCTAATCATAAGCGAGGAAAGTTTTAAATTTCTGGGGGCAAAAGTAGAAGTTGCTACTGATGATGGAAGTTATCAATTTAAGGGTTTAGTTACTGATTTATTGGAAAGAGCGGTTCAAGAAGGATGGTTAGCCGATCAGATATTCGCTTGCGGGCCCAAACCTATGTTAAAAAAAATTTGCGAAATTACCTCAAAGTCAAATATTAATTATCAGGTATCTATGGAAGAAAAAATGGCTTGTGGGATAGGTGCTTGCTTGGGGTGTGTTTGCAAGGTAAAAACAAAGGATAAAAGTGGAACTCAAGTTAAATATGAATACAAACGAGTCTGTATTGATGGACCTGTTTTCGCAGGGAATGAGGTGATCTGGGATGATTGA
- a CDS encoding dihydroorotate dehydrogenase yields MIDKPNLEVEVAGIKLKNPVMTASGTFGYGEEFSPFIDLDKLGAMILKGITLKPKTGNLPPRIIETPSGMLNSIGLQNVGVERLIKEKLPYLKKFNTPVIINISGDTIEEYTKLAGRLGEVSKDMGVAGLEVNISCPNVKKGGMAWGTDAKATYKIINSIRKTTSLPLIVKLTPNVSDIKTIAQAAEEAGADALSLINTLVGMAIDIDSRKPKLANISGGLSGPAIKPVALWLVWQVFQAVNIPVIGIGGIIKVEDALEFIIAGARAIEIGTANFVNPKVTIEIIRGIEKYLIENNINDINELVGTMKI; encoded by the coding sequence ATGATTGATAAGCCTAACTTAGAAGTAGAAGTAGCTGGAATAAAGTTAAAAAATCCGGTGATGACTGCTTCTGGCACTTTTGGCTATGGTGAAGAATTTTCTCCCTTTATTGATTTAGATAAGCTGGGAGCAATGATATTGAAGGGAATTACTTTAAAACCAAAGACGGGGAATTTACCTCCCCGGATAATAGAGACCCCTTCGGGGATGCTTAATTCTATCGGTTTGCAGAATGTGGGAGTCGAAAGGTTAATTAAAGAAAAGTTGCCTTATTTAAAAAAATTCAATACCCCGGTGATCATAAATATTTCCGGCGATACCATAGAAGAATACACCAAATTAGCCGGAAGGTTGGGAGAAGTTTCCAAGGATATGGGAGTAGCCGGTCTGGAAGTTAACATTTCTTGTCCTAATGTGAAAAAAGGAGGTATGGCCTGGGGAACAGATGCTAAAGCAACTTATAAAATAATAAATAGTATTCGAAAAACTACCTCTCTTCCACTTATTGTGAAATTAACCCCTAATGTTTCCGATATCAAAACTATTGCACAAGCTGCTGAAGAAGCAGGAGCAGATGCCCTATCCTTAATAAATACTTTAGTGGGAATGGCAATAGATATTGATTCTCGCAAGCCTAAATTGGCCAATATCAGCGGCGGTTTGTCCGGTCCAGCGATAAAACCGGTAGCCCTTTGGTTGGTCTGGCAGGTATTTCAGGCAGTAAACATACCGGTAATCGGGATAGGGGGGATAATAAAAGTTGAGGATGCTCTGGAATTTATTATTGCCGGAGCTCGGGCAATAGAGATTGGAACGGCGAATTTTGTAAATCCCAAAGTAACCATTGAAATAATAAGAGGAATAGAAAAATATCTCATAGAAAATAATATTAATGATATCAATGAATTAGTGGGAACTATGAAAATATAA
- a CDS encoding orotidine-5'-phosphate decarboxylase, whose amino-acid sequence MDLTARERLVLALDVDDFKTAEELVSGLSDYVGAFKIGNQLFTAEGPKIVDMVNKKGGKVFLDLKFHDIPNTVARAAEVATKLGVSIFNVHTSGGYEMMRATAEATAKISQELAIKKPIILGVTLLTSINQEILEKEIGIKKRLEEQVIHLAKLAKASGLDGVVASSWEIQGIRKACGEDFVILTPGIRPGGDSPDDQKRIMTPGEAIKLGADFLVVGRPIRNAANPIEAAKQILKEMEGN is encoded by the coding sequence ATGGATTTAACGGCGAGAGAAAGGTTGGTTCTGGCTCTGGATGTAGACGATTTTAAAACAGCAGAGGAATTGGTGAGTGGATTGAGTGATTATGTGGGAGCCTTTAAAATCGGAAACCAACTATTTACTGCTGAGGGACCCAAGATTGTAGACATGGTAAATAAAAAAGGGGGAAAAGTTTTTTTAGATTTAAAATTTCATGATATACCCAATACCGTGGCTCGGGCAGCAGAAGTAGCTACTAAATTAGGAGTTTCTATTTTTAATGTCCACACCTCCGGGGGATACGAAATGATGAGAGCGACGGCTGAAGCCACTGCAAAAATAAGCCAAGAACTGGCTATTAAAAAACCTATCATTTTAGGGGTAACCTTACTTACCAGTATTAATCAGGAAATTTTGGAAAAAGAGATAGGTATAAAAAAAAGATTGGAAGAACAAGTAATTCATCTGGCTAAATTAGCTAAAGCTTCCGGTCTTGACGGGGTGGTTGCCTCTTCCTGGGAGATTCAGGGGATAAGAAAAGCTTGCGGAGAGGATTTTGTAATTTTAACTCCCGGGATACGTCCCGGGGGTGATTCTCCCGATGATCAAAAAAGAATAATGACCCCCGGGGAAGCAATAAAATTAGGAGCTGATTTTTTGGTAGTAGGAAGACCGATAAGAAATGCCGCTAATCCGATAGAAGCAGCGAAACAAATATTAAAAGAAATGGAGGGAAACTAA
- a CDS encoding orotate phosphoribosyltransferase — MIINTEEVMKKFEQAGAIQNGHFKLTSGVHSDTYIQCAQVMQHPEFMHNLCSELGKRFRGDDIDVIVGPAIGGIIMAHVMARVLGPWVRAIFTERENGKMTLRRSFEIIEGEKVLVVEDVTTTGSSVREVIDIVNSRQGKVVGIGVLIDRSGGKVDFGIKTEKLLTVDIKTYLPEECPLCKKGIPVVKPGSRGL, encoded by the coding sequence ATGATTATTAATACAGAAGAAGTCATGAAAAAATTTGAACAAGCAGGAGCTATTCAGAATGGACATTTTAAATTAACCTCAGGAGTTCATAGTGATACCTATATCCAATGTGCTCAGGTTATGCAGCATCCTGAATTTATGCATAATTTATGCAGTGAACTGGGGAAGAGGTTTAGGGGAGATGATATTGATGTGATCGTCGGACCGGCGATCGGGGGAATAATTATGGCTCATGTAATGGCAAGAGTGTTAGGTCCCTGGGTAAGGGCAATCTTTACAGAAAGAGAAAATGGAAAGATGACTTTGCGGCGGAGTTTTGAGATAATTGAGGGAGAAAAAGTTTTGGTAGTAGAAGATGTTACTACCACCGGAAGTTCAGTAAGAGAGGTTATAGATATAGTAAACTCAAGGCAGGGAAAAGTGGTAGGGATAGGTGTATTAATTGATCGAAGCGGAGGGAAGGTAGATTTTGGAATAAAGACCGAAAAGCTCCTGACGGTAGACATTAAGACTTATCTTCCCGAGGAATGCCCTTTATGTAAAAAAGGAATTCCCGTAGTTAAACCAGGAAGTCGCGGGCTTTAG
- a CDS encoding N-acetyl-gamma-glutamyl-phosphate reductase has translation MKKIKISVIGSTGYTGKELIKILMNHRKVDLVHLVSSSYAGKNITEIFPEFLNKLNKKLINFNLDIISQDSDLVFTALPHTVSMDMVPELLKKGVKVVDLSADYRIKDSAVYHEWYKKEHNQMSKDLLHEAVYGLPEIYFNMIKKAALVANPGCYPTSVILGIAPLLKHHFVEPIGIIIDSKSGTSGAGKKLSLDLHFAECNENFKAYKVARHNHIPEIEQECTSIYFNKNSYKQKQQQKQQETEIKVSFTPHLLPINRGILSTCYLSLRSSKKEEEVLEIYQKYYCKAPFVRIFEPPNLPEIKYVTGTNYCDIGFSIDERTGKIKIISVIDNLLKGAAGQAVQNMNIMSGFPETCGLL, from the coding sequence ATGAAAAAAATAAAGATAAGCGTCATTGGTTCAACAGGTTATACAGGGAAAGAATTAATAAAAATATTAATGAATCATCGAAAGGTAGACTTGGTTCATCTGGTTTCTTCCAGCTATGCAGGAAAAAATATAACCGAGATATTTCCTGAATTCCTGAATAAATTAAATAAGAAACTGATCAATTTTAATCTAGATATTATATCTCAAGATTCTGATCTGGTATTTACTGCTCTTCCCCATACGGTCTCTATGGATATGGTTCCGGAATTATTAAAAAAAGGTGTTAAGGTAGTTGATTTAAGTGCGGATTACCGCATAAAGGATTCTGCAGTGTATCATGAATGGTACAAGAAAGAACATAATCAGATGAGCAAGGATTTGTTACATGAGGCAGTTTACGGTCTTCCGGAGATTTATTTCAATATGATAAAAAAAGCTGCCTTGGTGGCAAATCCCGGCTGCTATCCGACCAGTGTAATTTTAGGGATCGCACCTTTATTAAAACATCACTTTGTAGAACCAATCGGAATTATTATTGATTCTAAATCCGGTACAAGTGGAGCGGGAAAAAAACTCTCTTTAGATCTACATTTTGCGGAGTGTAACGAAAATTTTAAAGCTTACAAGGTGGCCAGGCATAATCATATTCCTGAGATCGAGCAGGAGTGTACTTCTATATATTTTAACAAAAATAGCTATAAACAGAAGCAGCAGCAAAAGCAACAAGAAACAGAGATAAAAGTATCCTTTACTCCCCATCTTCTTCCGATTAATAGAGGAATTCTATCTACCTGTTATTTAAGTTTAAGGAGTTCTAAAAAAGAAGAGGAAGTATTGGAGATCTATCAAAAATATTATTGTAAGGCACCTTTTGTGCGAATTTTTGAACCTCCCAATTTACCGGAAATAAAATATGTAACAGGAACAAATTATTGTGACATCGGGTTTTCCATAGATGAAAGAACGGGAAAGATAAAAATAATTTCAGTTATCGATAATTTACTTAAAGGAGCCGCCGGTCAGGCAGTGCAGAATATGAATATTATGTCTGGTTTCCCTGAGACCTGTGGGTTGTTATAA
- the argJ gene encoding bifunctional ornithine acetyltransferase/N-acetylglutamate synthase codes for MKDVLNLDKEDFQVVKGGITFPKGIKASGVKCGIRFNKKDLALIYSEKVADAWGTFTTNKFKAAPLVVTEKNLSLSGGKLQAVLINSGIANACTGKKGLKDAWETADYVSRGLKIKKEHVAVTSTGKIGEFLPLDKIKAGVTKVISCLDYAGGTEAAEAILTTDTQKKEIALCFKLGEQEVRIGGMAKGSGMIHPNMATMLGFITSDISIKGELLQEALKQVIEKSFNMISVDGDMSTNDMVLLMANGLAGNKLVDKKDVDYYKFLSALQYVTQYLAKCIAKDGEGSSKMIEVEVQNAVSFGEARKVAQAVINSPLVKTAIFGKDPNWGRILAAVGYSGAEFIPDKVDLYLKEKIVENGQPLTFSRQKIHQYLESSDEVKIIIDLKMGKVNATAWGCDLTYDYVKLNTKYN; via the coding sequence ATGAAAGATGTTTTAAATTTAGATAAAGAAGATTTTCAGGTGGTTAAAGGGGGAATAACTTTTCCTAAAGGCATAAAAGCATCCGGAGTAAAATGCGGGATAAGGTTCAACAAAAAAGATTTAGCCTTAATTTATTCGGAAAAAGTCGCTGATGCCTGGGGGACATTCACTACCAATAAATTTAAGGCTGCTCCACTGGTTGTTACCGAGAAAAATTTATCTCTGTCGGGAGGTAAGTTACAAGCGGTGTTGATTAATAGCGGAATAGCCAATGCCTGTACCGGAAAGAAAGGGTTGAAAGATGCCTGGGAGACGGCCGACTATGTTTCTCGGGGTTTGAAGATTAAAAAAGAACATGTGGCGGTGACCTCAACCGGCAAGATTGGAGAATTTCTCCCTTTAGATAAGATAAAGGCCGGAGTAACAAAGGTCATTTCTTGTTTGGATTATGCCGGAGGAACCGAGGCAGCAGAAGCAATATTAACTACTGATACTCAAAAGAAAGAGATAGCCCTCTGTTTTAAATTAGGTGAGCAGGAAGTGAGAATCGGAGGGATGGCTAAAGGTTCAGGGATGATTCATCCTAATATGGCCACTATGTTGGGTTTTATTACCAGTGACATCTCCATTAAAGGAGAATTGCTCCAGGAAGCGCTTAAACAGGTAATAGAAAAATCCTTCAATATGATTAGTGTAGACGGTGATATGAGCACGAATGATATGGTATTGCTGATGGCCAATGGCTTAGCCGGAAATAAATTGGTCGATAAAAAGGATGTTGATTATTATAAATTTTTAAGTGCTTTACAATATGTTACCCAATATTTAGCCAAATGCATTGCTAAAGACGGAGAAGGTTCCAGCAAGATGATTGAGGTAGAAGTTCAAAATGCCGTATCTTTTGGGGAGGCCAGGAAAGTTGCTCAGGCAGTTATTAATTCACCCCTGGTAAAGACAGCCATTTTTGGAAAAGATCCTAATTGGGGGAGAATTTTAGCAGCAGTGGGTTACTCGGGGGCAGAGTTTATACCAGATAAGGTTGACCTTTATTTAAAAGAAAAGATAGTTGAGAATGGCCAACCCTTGACATTCTCACGACAAAAGATACACCAATATTTAGAATCTTCTGATGAAGTTAAAATTATCATTGACCTTAAAATGGGAAAGGTAAACGCTACTGCCTGGGGATGTGACCTGACCTATGACTATGTGAAGTTAAATACTAAGTACAATTAG
- the argB gene encoding acetylglutamate kinase yields the protein MKKNIDNRGEVLLEALPYIKKFWDKIVVIKYGGSAMKNKTLEKQIIKDIILLKYVGMKPVIVHGGGPEISEEMEKRNKIPQFLDGLRITDEETMEITEMVLIGKINTRLVAEINLYVSEGPGNGVKGIGLSGEDAQLLTVKKHPVPELGLVGEIEKINPEILTILLEKNYIPVIATVGVDKEGIRYNINADIVAGRIAISLQAGKLIYLSDVDGIFKDFKDPTSLISSLPINQAKELIKSGQIQKGMIPKVDSAIQALEGGVNKVHFLNGKCDHSVLLEVFTDSGIGTEIIP from the coding sequence ATGAAAAAAAATATAGATAATCGTGGGGAAGTCCTTTTAGAGGCCCTTCCTTATATTAAAAAATTCTGGGATAAGATAGTGGTTATAAAATACGGTGGCAGTGCCATGAAGAATAAAACCTTAGAGAAACAAATTATAAAAGACATTATTCTTCTGAAATATGTGGGGATGAAACCGGTGATTGTTCACGGCGGAGGGCCAGAGATCTCTGAAGAAATGGAAAAGAGGAACAAAATTCCTCAATTTCTTGATGGATTAAGAATAACCGATGAAGAAACGATGGAGATAACGGAAATGGTTTTAATCGGTAAGATTAATACTCGTTTGGTAGCAGAGATTAATCTCTATGTTTCAGAAGGTCCGGGAAATGGAGTAAAAGGTATCGGCTTGAGCGGGGAAGATGCTCAGCTTTTAACGGTTAAAAAACACCCGGTTCCGGAGTTGGGATTGGTAGGAGAAATAGAAAAAATTAATCCCGAAATATTAACAATTTTACTGGAAAAGAATTATATTCCGGTCATTGCTACGGTAGGAGTAGACAAGGAAGGGATAAGATACAACATCAATGCTGATATAGTAGCAGGCCGGATAGCCATTTCTCTGCAAGCAGGGAAGCTGATTTATTTGAGTGATGTGGATGGAATATTTAAAGATTTTAAAGACCCAACTTCTTTGATTAGCAGTTTACCCATTAATCAGGCCAAAGAATTAATTAAATCCGGGCAGATTCAAAAAGGAATGATTCCCAAAGTAGATTCAGCAATTCAAGCCTTGGAGGGGGGAGTCAATAAAGTGCATTTCTTAAATGGTAAATGTGATCATTCTGTTCTGTTAGAAGTATTTACCGATAGCGGGATAGGAACAGAAATTATCCCTTAA
- a CDS encoding aspartate aminotransferase family protein, producing the protein MKTKELIKNEKKYLMQTYSRPDMILDKGEGMKVWDLEGKQYYDFIGGIAVNALGYSHPKLVQAMKNQAEKLIHCSNLYYSEPQIILAQMLIELSCGDKVFFANSGAEVNEGAIKLAVKYFKTQNKDKHKIIYMKNSFHGRTIATLAATGQHKYQKDYLPLLPKFKEAIFNDLESVKAAVDKEIAAVLVEPIQGEGGVKIATQEFIKGLRELCNKEGILLIFDEIQCGLGRTGKMFTYEYYSVEPDILTIAKSLGGGIPIGAFIAKDKIASSFKPGDHGTTFGGNPVACAMAIAFIKVLEEKDLIGKCQKKGEYFKDKLKGLKEKYPEKIEEVRGLGLMVGMELKEEGQEIVKKCAEEGVLINCAAKKVLRFLPPLIVKEKEIDYLIEILDKVLQR; encoded by the coding sequence GTGAAAACCAAAGAATTGATAAAAAACGAAAAAAAATATTTAATGCAGACTTATAGCAGGCCAGATATGATATTAGACAAAGGTGAAGGGATGAAAGTATGGGATCTGGAAGGAAAACAATACTACGATTTTATTGGTGGTATAGCAGTGAATGCCCTGGGATACAGTCACCCAAAATTAGTTCAGGCTATGAAGAACCAGGCAGAAAAATTAATTCATTGTTCCAACCTTTATTATAGCGAACCACAGATAATTTTAGCTCAGATGTTGATAGAGCTTTCTTGTGGGGATAAAGTATTTTTTGCTAATAGTGGAGCAGAGGTAAATGAAGGTGCCATCAAATTAGCCGTAAAATATTTTAAAACCCAAAATAAAGATAAACATAAAATAATTTATATGAAAAATTCTTTTCACGGTAGAACTATTGCTACCTTGGCTGCTACCGGTCAACACAAATATCAGAAAGATTATCTTCCTCTTTTGCCTAAATTTAAGGAGGCGATATTTAATGACCTTGAATCAGTAAAGGCAGCAGTTGATAAAGAAATAGCAGCAGTACTGGTTGAGCCTATTCAAGGAGAAGGTGGTGTAAAAATTGCCACTCAGGAATTTATAAAGGGGTTAAGAGAATTATGTAATAAAGAAGGAATATTGCTTATTTTTGATGAGATTCAGTGCGGTTTGGGTCGAACCGGAAAGATGTTTACCTACGAATATTATAGCGTAGAGCCGGATATTTTAACTATTGCTAAATCTTTGGGAGGGGGGATACCCATCGGAGCATTTATTGCCAAAGATAAAATAGCTTCTTCTTTTAAACCCGGTGATCACGGAACTACTTTTGGTGGTAACCCGGTGGCTTGTGCAATGGCGATAGCTTTTATAAAAGTTTTAGAAGAGAAGGATTTAATTGGGAAGTGTCAGAAAAAGGGAGAATATTTTAAAGACAAATTAAAGGGTCTCAAAGAAAAATATCCCGAGAAGATAGAAGAAGTAAGGGGTTTAGGCCTGATGGTGGGGATGGAATTAAAAGAAGAAGGTCAGGAGATAGTAAAAAAATGCGCAGAAGAAGGAGTATTGATCAATTGTGCTGCTAAAAAAGTTTTACGTTTTTTACCGCCCTTAATTGTGAAAGAAAAAGAGATAGATTATTTAATAGAAATTTTAGATAAAGTACTTCAAAGGTAA
- a CDS encoding argininosuccinate synthase gives MKKMKKVVLAYSGGLDTSVAIKWLKENYCEEVIAVAVDVGQNSDLEYVKEKALKVGASKSYVIDAKEEFAKEYVLLGLQAGAIYESNYPLATAYSRPLISKIMVEIAEKEQAEAIVHGCTGKGNDQVRFEVSIAALNPNLKVIAPAREWGFTREEEIEYAKKFNIPVPVDVENPYSVDQNLWGRSIECGVLEDPWIEPPKKGVYEWTVSPEKAPDQPTYLEIYFEKGVPQSINGEKMSLTNLILYLNKIGGENGVGRVDMVENRLVGIKSREIYECPGAAILLMAYQSLEGLVYPRELSHFKQIISQKYSELTYYGLWFSALKEALDGFIGVIKDKVTGIIKVRLFKANCVVVGRKSKNSLYDFNLATYDQGDTFNQDFAKGFIELWGLPTKVYSSVSRKDSDK, from the coding sequence ATGAAAAAAATGAAAAAAGTAGTTTTAGCTTATTCAGGAGGATTGGATACTTCTGTAGCCATTAAATGGCTAAAAGAGAATTATTGCGAGGAAGTCATTGCGGTGGCAGTTGACGTAGGACAAAATAGTGATTTAGAATATGTAAAAGAAAAAGCACTTAAAGTCGGAGCGAGTAAATCTTATGTCATTGATGCTAAAGAAGAATTTGCTAAGGAATATGTTCTGTTAGGGTTACAAGCAGGTGCTATTTATGAGTCTAATTACCCTTTGGCTACAGCTTATTCTCGACCATTAATATCTAAAATTATGGTTGAGATTGCTGAAAAGGAACAAGCGGAAGCGATTGTCCATGGCTGTACCGGTAAAGGTAATGACCAGGTGAGATTTGAGGTTTCTATCGCGGCCTTAAATCCAAATTTGAAGGTTATTGCTCCAGCAAGAGAATGGGGATTTACCCGGGAAGAAGAAATTGAATATGCCAAAAAATTTAATATTCCTGTTCCTGTTGATGTAGAAAATCCCTACAGTGTGGATCAGAATCTATGGGGAAGGTCTATAGAATGTGGTGTATTAGAAGATCCTTGGATAGAGCCACCGAAAAAAGGAGTTTACGAATGGACGGTAAGTCCGGAGAAGGCTCCTGACCAACCAACTTATCTGGAGATTTATTTTGAAAAGGGAGTGCCGCAGAGTATAAATGGAGAGAAGATGTCTCTGACGAATTTAATTTTATATTTGAATAAAATCGGAGGAGAGAATGGAGTGGGGCGAGTGGATATGGTAGAAAATAGATTGGTAGGGATTAAATCTCGAGAAATATATGAATGTCCTGGTGCTGCTATTCTGTTAATGGCTTATCAATCTTTGGAAGGGCTGGTTTATCCTCGAGAATTGTCTCATTTCAAACAGATTATTTCTCAAAAATATTCTGAATTAACTTATTATGGTCTATGGTTTTCTGCCTTAAAAGAGGCTTTGGATGGTTTTATCGGGGTCATTAAAGATAAAGTAACCGGGATTATAAAAGTTAGATTATTTAAAGCTAATTGTGTAGTCGTTGGGCGAAAATCTAAAAATTCTCTCTATGATTTTAATTTGGCTACTTATGACCAGGGAGATACCTTTAATCAGGATTTTGCCAAAGGATTTATAGAACTTTGGGGTTTGCCCACGAAAGTATATTCTTCGGTGAGCAGGAAAGACAGTGATAAGTAA
- the argH gene encoding argininosuccinate lyase produces the protein MEKLWGGRFTKKINKEMEEFVSSLSFDKKLAKYDLLGSIVHAQMLGKCNIITNEESNKIVEGLKQILKEVQESKIKIDISEAEDIHSWVENKLKEKIGILAGKLHIARSRNDQISLDERMYLKEEVEIIQDLLKDLQKSLLSSAQKNLGIMMSGYTHLQHAQPILFSHHLLAYFYMLERDKGRMQNLYKRIDILPLGSAALAGTSFPIDREFTASQLGFSGISENSLDAVSDRDFILEFLSASTISMMHLSRLSEEIILWSSKEFDFIELDDSFCTGSSIMPQKKNPDAAELIRGKTGRIYGNLVNILTMMKALPLTYNHDMQEDKEPLFDTVFTLKTSLLLMSKMIETMQINKEKMETSTKGDFSTATELADYLVKKGLSFREAHKLVGSIVIYCLENKKILEDLTLPELQSFHKSFDKNTIEILTPQSAIDVKDSYGGTSLKRVRESIQKAKRTLEE, from the coding sequence ATGGAAAAGTTATGGGGAGGAAGGTTTACTAAGAAAATAAATAAGGAGATGGAGGAATTTGTTTCCTCCCTCTCCTTTGATAAAAAATTAGCAAAATACGATCTCTTGGGAAGCATTGTCCATGCTCAAATGTTAGGGAAATGTAATATTATTACAAATGAGGAAAGCAATAAAATTGTTGAGGGGTTAAAACAAATCCTCAAAGAAGTACAGGAAAGTAAGATAAAAATTGACATAAGCGAAGCAGAAGATATTCATTCCTGGGTAGAGAATAAGTTAAAGGAAAAGATAGGGATTCTTGCCGGGAAATTACATATTGCCCGAAGCAGAAATGATCAGATATCCCTTGATGAAAGGATGTATCTAAAAGAAGAAGTTGAAATCATTCAGGATTTGTTGAAAGATTTGCAGAAATCACTTTTATCTTCTGCTCAGAAAAATTTAGGAATAATGATGTCCGGATATACCCATCTTCAACATGCTCAACCCATTCTTTTTTCTCATCATCTTCTTGCTTATTTTTATATGTTGGAAAGGGATAAGGGAAGGATGCAAAATTTATATAAGAGAATTGATATTTTACCCTTAGGTTCTGCTGCATTGGCGGGTACTTCTTTCCCTATCGATAGAGAATTTACAGCTTCACAACTTGGTTTTAGTGGAATATCAGAGAATAGTCTTGATGCAGTAAGCGATAGAGATTTTATTTTAGAATTTTTATCAGCTTCAACTATATCAATGATGCATTTGAGTCGTTTAAGTGAAGAGATCATCCTTTGGTCCTCGAAAGAATTTGATTTTATCGAATTAGATGATTCTTTCTGTACCGGAAGCAGTATTATGCCGCAAAAGAAAAATCCTGATGCGGCGGAATTAATTAGAGGGAAAACCGGGAGAATTTACGGCAATTTGGTAAATATTTTAACTATGATGAAAGCCTTACCCTTGACCTACAATCATGATATGCAAGAAGACAAAGAACCTCTGTTTGATACCGTATTTACTTTAAAAACTTCTTTACTCTTAATGAGTAAGATGATAGAGACTATGCAGATTAATAAAGAAAAGATGGAAACAAGCACCAAGGGTGATTTTTCTACTGCCACCGAATTGGCGGATTACTTAGTAAAAAAGGGCTTATCTTTTAGAGAAGCTCATAAATTAGTCGGGAGTATAGTTATTTATTGTTTAGAAAATAAAAAGATATTGGAAGATTTAACTCTTCCCGAATTGCAATCATTCCATAAAAGTTTTGATAAAAATACTATAGAAATCTTAACACCGCAGTCAGCTATTGATGTTAAAGATTCTTACGGAGGGACTTCTTTAAAAAGAGTAAGAGAGTCTATTCAAAAGGCTAAAAGGACATTGGAAGAATAA